A genomic region of Bosea sp. 124 contains the following coding sequences:
- a CDS encoding IS3 family transposase (programmed frameshift), giving the protein MRQKSGPEKAPAEQVVKDIRRATRRQFSAEEKIRIVLEGVRGEESIAELCRREGIASSMYYGWSKEFLDAGKRRLAGDTARSATSDEVKELRREAQALKEAVADLTLENRLLKKKHAGGWGRRHMRYPASEKAETIRLVEASHLPARRTLDKLGIPRATFYRWYDRYLTGGIEALADHRSRPDRVWNRIPDPIRAEIVELALRETELSPRELAVRFTDEKRYFVSEASVYRLLKARDLLTSPAYIVIKAASEFKDKTTAPNQLWQTDFTYLKITGWGWYYLSTVLDDFSRFIVAWKLCATMRADDATATLDLALAASGLDQITVAHRPRLLNDNGSSYISADLAAWLDGKGMQHIRGAPYHPQTQGKIERWHQTLKNRILLENYYLPGDLERQVAAFIEHYNHGRYHESIENLTPADVYFGRDQAILLERERIKRQTLQQRRLQHHAKAA; this is encoded by the exons ATGAGACAGAAATCCGGGCCGGAGAAAGCACCGGCAGAGCAGGTCGTGAAGGATATCCGGCGAGCGACGCGCCGGCAGTTCTCGGCCGAAGAGAAGATCCGCATCGTGCTGGAAGGCGTACGCGGCGAGGAGAGCATCGCCGAGCTGTGCCGGCGCGAGGGGATCGCCTCGTCGATGTATTACGGCTGGTCGAAGGAGTTCCTCGACGCCGGCAAGCGCCGTCTCGCCGGTGACACGGCCCGCTCGGCGACGTCGGACGAGGTGAAGGAACTGCGTCGCGAGGCGCAGGCACTGAAGGAGGCCGTGGCCGATCTGACCCTGGAAAACCGCCTGCTCA AAAAAAAGCATGCTGGCGGATGGGGAAGACGACACATGAGATACCCCGCATCCGAGAAGGCCGAGACCATTCGCCTGGTCGAGGCCTCGCATCTGCCGGCGCGACGCACGCTGGACAAGCTTGGCATTCCCCGCGCCACGTTCTATCGCTGGTACGATCGCTATCTCACCGGTGGGATCGAGGCGCTCGCCGATCATCGCTCTCGGCCCGACCGTGTCTGGAACCGGATTCCTGACCCAATCCGGGCCGAGATCGTCGAACTGGCGCTACGCGAGACGGAACTCAGCCCGCGCGAGCTGGCAGTGCGCTTCACCGACGAGAAGAGGTACTTCGTCTCGGAGGCGTCGGTGTATCGGCTGCTGAAGGCGCGTGATCTGCTCACCAGCCCGGCTTACATCGTCATCAAGGCGGCTTCCGAGTTCAAGGACAAGACGACGGCGCCGAACCAACTCTGGCAGACCGACTTCACCTATCTGAAGATCACCGGATGGGGCTGGTACTATCTCTCGACCGTACTGGACGACTTCTCCCGCTTCATCGTCGCCTGGAAGCTCTGCGCCACGATGCGGGCAGACGACGCCACCGCCACGCTTGATCTCGCGCTGGCCGCATCGGGGCTCGACCAGATCACGGTCGCCCACCGGCCGAGGCTGTTGAACGACAACGGCTCGTCCTACATCTCGGCCGACCTCGCCGCCTGGCTCGACGGCAAGGGCATGCAGCACATTCGCGGCGCGCCCTACCATCCCCAGACGCAGGGCAAGATCGAGCGCTGGCACCAGACCCTGAAGAACCGCATCCTGCTGGAAAACTACTATCTGCCCGGCGACCTCGAACGGCAGGTCGCCGCCTTCATCGAGCACTACAATCACGGCCGCTATCACGAAAGCATCGAGAATCTCACCCCGGCCGACGTCTACTTCGGCCGCGACCAGGCCATCCTCCTCGAACGCGAAAGGATCAAACGCCAGACCCTGCAGCAGCGCCGCTTGCAGCACCACGCCAAGGCCGCCTAA
- the istA gene encoding IS21 family transposase: MFAVEVYAAVRQFVFNQGKSRREAARVFGLSRETIAKMCRFSLPPGYTRTKPAGKPKLGPLLPVIDAILEADRSAPVKQRHTAKRIFERLRDEHGFAGGYTVVKDYVRIGRARGRETFVPLAHPPGHAQVDFGEAIAVIGGVRQKIHFFCMDLPQSDACFVKAYPRETTEAFLDGHVSAFGFFEGVPLSILYDNTRIAVAKICGDGKRERTRAFTELVSHYLFRDRFGRPGKGNDKGKVEGLVKYARSNFMTPIPVVASFEALNARLAERCRLRQGERAGRHAGTIGERLVADLAALRDLPAVPLEPCEKRSARVSSTALVRYRSNDYSVPTAYGFQDVVVKGFVDAVVILCGGAEIARHPRCYGEGVFVSNPLHYLALIETKPNALDQAAALQGWDLPEAFQHLRHLLEARMGNRGKREFIQVLRLMEAMPRDMVTFAVTEAIRLGAIGFDAVKLIALARIERRPARLDLSAYPHLPRTTVRTTAAADYAVLLPEEAA; this comes from the coding sequence ATGTTCGCGGTGGAGGTCTACGCGGCGGTTCGGCAGTTCGTGTTCAATCAGGGGAAGAGCCGCCGGGAGGCGGCGCGTGTTTTTGGTCTGAGCCGCGAGACGATTGCGAAGATGTGCCGGTTCTCGCTGCCGCCGGGGTACACGCGAACGAAGCCTGCCGGGAAGCCGAAGTTGGGTCCGTTGCTGCCGGTGATCGACGCAATCCTGGAGGCTGACCGGAGCGCGCCGGTGAAGCAGCGCCATACGGCCAAGCGGATCTTCGAGCGCCTGCGCGACGAGCATGGTTTCGCTGGCGGCTACACGGTGGTGAAGGATTACGTGCGGATCGGCCGGGCGCGTGGGCGCGAGACCTTCGTGCCGCTGGCGCATCCGCCGGGACACGCCCAGGTGGATTTCGGCGAGGCGATCGCGGTGATTGGCGGGGTTCGGCAGAAGATCCATTTCTTCTGCATGGACCTGCCGCAGTCGGACGCCTGCTTCGTGAAGGCCTATCCCCGCGAGACGACGGAAGCGTTCCTGGACGGCCATGTCTCGGCCTTCGGCTTCTTCGAAGGGGTGCCGCTGTCGATCCTGTACGACAACACGCGCATCGCGGTGGCGAAGATCTGCGGCGACGGCAAGCGCGAGCGAACCCGCGCCTTCACCGAGCTGGTCAGCCATTATCTGTTCCGGGATCGCTTCGGCCGTCCAGGCAAGGGCAACGACAAGGGCAAGGTCGAGGGCCTGGTGAAGTACGCCCGCTCCAACTTCATGACGCCGATCCCGGTGGTGGCAAGCTTTGAGGCGCTGAACGCCAGGCTGGCTGAGCGTTGCCGTCTCCGGCAGGGGGAACGAGCCGGGCGGCATGCCGGGACGATCGGAGAACGGCTTGTCGCCGATCTGGCGGCGTTGCGCGACCTGCCGGCCGTGCCGCTGGAGCCGTGCGAGAAGCGCAGCGCGCGGGTCTCCTCGACCGCATTGGTGCGCTACCGCTCAAACGATTACTCCGTGCCCACAGCTTACGGCTTTCAGGATGTCGTGGTGAAGGGCTTCGTCGATGCGGTCGTGATCCTGTGCGGTGGCGCCGAGATTGCCCGTCACCCGCGCTGCTATGGCGAAGGCGTGTTCGTCTCCAACCCACTGCATTATCTCGCCCTGATCGAGACCAAGCCCAATGCGCTCGACCAGGCGGCGGCGCTCCAGGGCTGGGATCTGCCCGAGGCCTTCCAGCACCTGCGCCATCTGCTGGAGGCGCGCATGGGCAACCGTGGCAAGCGCGAGTTCATCCAGGTGCTGCGGCTGATGGAGGCGATGCCGCGAGATATGGTGACCTTCGCGGTGACCGAGGCGATCCGCCTCGGTGCCATCGGCTTCGACGCGGTCAAGCTGATCGCGCTGGCGCGGATCGAGCGCAGGCCCGCCCGTCTCGACCTGTCGGCCTATCCCCATCTGCCGAGGACGACGGTCAGGACAACCGCGGCCGCCGACTATGCCGTGCTCCTGCCGGAGGAAGCGGCATGA
- the istB gene encoding IS21-like element helper ATPase IstB, with product MPAGTTSGTPQVLLAHHLKQLKLPTVLREYDKVARECARDGVDHPRYLLRLIELELIDRERRTVERRIRAARFPAVKSFDTFDFAAIPDLNKMLVLELARCGYLLRRENIIALGNSGTGKTHVALALGLAACQKGFSVTFTTAASLVNQLLEARDERRLLKLQRDLQAVKLLIVDELGYVPLSPTGAELLFETFSQRYERGSTIVTSNLPFEDWTSVLGSERLTGALLDRLTHHVSILAMNGDSYRLKQSAGRRRAIAAAEQNQATVEHIDPNTGEITES from the coding sequence ATGCCGGCGGGAACGACCAGCGGCACGCCGCAGGTCCTGCTGGCGCATCATCTCAAGCAGCTGAAGCTGCCGACGGTGCTGCGCGAGTACGACAAGGTCGCCCGCGAATGCGCGCGCGATGGCGTCGATCATCCGCGCTATCTGCTGCGCCTGATCGAGCTCGAACTGATCGACCGCGAGCGCCGCACGGTCGAGCGGCGCATCCGGGCGGCGCGCTTCCCGGCGGTGAAGAGCTTCGACACCTTCGACTTCGCCGCCATCCCCGACCTCAACAAGATGCTCGTCCTGGAGCTGGCACGCTGCGGTTATCTCCTGCGCCGGGAGAACATCATCGCGCTCGGCAATAGCGGCACCGGCAAGACCCATGTCGCGCTCGCACTTGGCCTGGCGGCTTGCCAGAAAGGCTTCTCCGTCACGTTCACGACGGCGGCTTCTCTGGTCAACCAGTTGCTGGAGGCCCGCGACGAGCGCCGCCTGCTCAAGCTTCAGCGCGATCTGCAGGCGGTCAAGCTGCTCATCGTCGACGAACTTGGCTACGTGCCGTTGTCGCCGACCGGAGCCGAGCTCTTGTTCGAGACCTTCTCGCAACGCTACGAGCGCGGCTCGACCATCGTCACCTCGAACCTGCCCTTCGAGGACTGGACCTCGGTCCTGGGATCGGAGCGTCTCACCGGCGCACTGCTCGACCGGCTCACCCACCACGTCAGCATCCTGGCCATGAACGGCGACAGCTACCGGCTCAAACAATCCGCCGGCCGACGCCGCGCTATCGCCGCGGCGGAGCAAAACCAGGCCACCGTCGAGCACATCGATCCAAACACCGGCGAGATCACCGAAAGCTGA
- a CDS encoding ABC transporter substrate-binding protein has protein sequence MLKREFLGLAAMGATMMAAPAWAQKSQNMLRCASIQSITAVDPYYNAHREAIILNGQLVWDTLVYRDPESADYVPLLAKSWQWKDNVTIEFVLRDDVKFHDGIGLTADDAVYTFNYISNPDNKINVQSNVNWIKSAEKTGPYSFIVHLKAPFPPALEYFASLLAILPKDFYGAGGVAGGNGRLVGTGPYRLTAFAPGASIDVERFDGYFGGGPKGQPAIQKIRYRTIPDPSTQMAELLSGGLDWIWYVPPDQAVRLKALRRLTVRADETMRISFLSFNMRDMAGNNPVKDIRVRRAIAHAIDRETIVKHIIGEGSSLVKAPCFRTQFGCSQDVSQIAYDPAAAKRLLAEAGYAGGLTLDLVVSTAVGFQASVAEQNQASDGAGGR, from the coding sequence ATGTTGAAGAGGGAATTCCTGGGGTTAGCGGCGATGGGCGCAACCATGATGGCTGCCCCTGCATGGGCGCAGAAGAGCCAAAACATGCTGCGCTGCGCCAGTATTCAGTCGATCACCGCGGTCGACCCTTATTACAACGCGCACCGGGAGGCGATCATCCTCAACGGTCAGCTTGTCTGGGACACGCTCGTCTATCGCGATCCCGAAAGCGCCGACTACGTGCCGCTCCTTGCCAAGTCGTGGCAATGGAAGGACAATGTCACGATCGAATTCGTACTGCGAGACGATGTGAAATTCCATGACGGAATCGGACTTACCGCCGACGACGCGGTCTATACGTTCAATTATATTTCCAATCCAGACAACAAGATAAACGTCCAGAGCAACGTTAACTGGATCAAGAGCGCCGAGAAGACCGGTCCATATTCGTTTATCGTGCATCTCAAAGCGCCATTCCCGCCGGCGCTGGAATACTTCGCCAGCCTGCTGGCGATCTTGCCAAAGGATTTCTATGGTGCAGGTGGGGTCGCCGGGGGCAATGGTCGCCTTGTCGGCACAGGACCTTACCGATTGACCGCCTTTGCACCGGGCGCATCGATCGACGTCGAGCGCTTCGACGGCTACTTTGGCGGCGGCCCGAAAGGGCAACCCGCCATCCAGAAAATTCGCTACCGCACGATCCCGGATCCATCCACCCAGATGGCGGAGCTGCTCAGCGGTGGATTGGACTGGATCTGGTATGTGCCGCCCGATCAGGCTGTCCGGCTGAAGGCATTGCGCCGGCTGACCGTGCGCGCCGACGAGACGATGCGCATCAGCTTCCTGTCGTTCAACATGCGTGACATGGCTGGCAACAATCCGGTCAAGGATATCAGGGTGCGGCGGGCGATCGCACATGCCATCGACCGCGAAACGATCGTCAAGCACATCATTGGCGAGGGGTCGAGCCTGGTGAAGGCGCCGTGCTTTCGCACGCAATTCGGCTGCAGCCAGGACGTTTCGCAGATCGCCTATGATCCGGCGGCCGCCAAACGACTGCTGGCCGAGGCCGGCTATGCCGGCGGGTTGACGTTGGATCTTGTAGTGTCAACGGCGGTCGGTTTCCAGGCCAGCGTGGCGGAGCAAAACCAGGCCAGCGATGGCGCCGGAGGACGATAA
- a CDS encoding LuxR family transcriptional regulator: MTHGSRPDGLPDMERLATWHEDAADIMAHLDSPELTGVLDSALQRLVPFDLSVIFAYPAEARPLYLFNGFRSHNPGDALDNYLNGAYLLDPFYTACADRIRPDLYRMRDLAPDEFFTSDYVDSWEVHPCISMQSGSLAEEIGYLLELPGGLMAIYSLMRSNGRSPFSDAELARLRLVQPIVRQALRHHWRQLQTPATSRSAPAPAPQEPDGDVMERAFRRFGSDVLSLRERMVAQLILRGHSAGSIASKLDITEGTVKNHRKSIYAKLSISSQQELFSMFISIIIGYK; the protein is encoded by the coding sequence ATGACGCATGGTTCCCGGCCCGATGGCCTGCCTGACATGGAGCGCCTGGCGACATGGCATGAGGATGCAGCCGACATCATGGCTCACCTCGATTCCCCCGAACTTACCGGAGTCCTCGATAGCGCGCTGCAACGCCTGGTCCCTTTCGATCTCAGCGTCATCTTCGCCTATCCTGCCGAAGCCCGTCCTCTCTATCTGTTCAACGGTTTTCGCAGCCACAACCCTGGCGATGCGCTCGACAACTATCTGAACGGTGCATATCTACTTGATCCATTCTACACCGCCTGTGCCGACAGAATCCGGCCAGATCTCTATCGGATGCGGGATTTGGCACCCGACGAGTTCTTTACCAGCGACTACGTTGACAGCTGGGAAGTGCACCCATGCATCTCGATGCAATCGGGTTCGCTCGCCGAGGAAATTGGCTATCTTCTTGAATTGCCAGGCGGATTAATGGCGATTTACTCACTCATGAGGAGCAATGGCCGCTCGCCTTTCTCGGACGCCGAACTTGCGCGACTGCGGCTGGTCCAGCCTATCGTCCGTCAAGCTTTGCGTCATCATTGGCGCCAGTTGCAGACACCGGCAACCAGCCGGTCCGCCCCCGCTCCCGCTCCCCAGGAGCCAGACGGCGATGTCATGGAGCGGGCATTCCGGCGCTTTGGCAGCGACGTCTTGTCTCTGCGTGAACGCATGGTCGCCCAATTAATCTTGCGTGGCCATTCAGCCGGGTCGATCGCGTCAAAATTAGATATAACAGAAGGGACCGTCAAGAACCACCGCAAGAGTATTTATGCAAAACTCTCGATATCGAGTCAACAGGAATTATTTTCAATGTTTATATCTATAATAATAGGATATAAGTAG
- a CDS encoding terminase small subunit: MLTPKQHGFVSEYLVDLNAAKAELRAGCRGHTANEQGAQLRKRPQVLAAIDAAKMKRTNTALSRQGIGQTRSTYCFIEKLARHSGQNCEHVLH; encoded by the coding sequence ATGCTCACGCCGAAACAGCATGGCTTTGTCAGCGAATATCTCGTTGATCTGAACGCGGCCAAGGCGGAATTGCGCGCGGGATGCCGCGGTCACACTGCGAATGAACAGGGTGCGCAACTACGGAAGAGGCCACAAGTCTTGGCAGCGATTGACGCGGCCAAGATGAAGCGAACCAACACCGCATTGTCGCGTCAGGGTATCGGCCAGACACGTTCAACTTATTGTTTTATTGAGAAATTGGCGCGCCATTCAGGACAAAACTGCGAACACGTACTGCATTGA
- a CDS encoding ABC transporter substrate-binding protein gives MKRRTFLGVAAGAAASAIARPSLAQPAKVLKFVPEADVAIVDPVWTTATVTRNHGYLVFDTLYGQNADYGFEPQMVAGHTIEDDSKTWRLTLREGLRFHDGEPVRAQDVVPSIRRFSARDAFGRALMDATDELSAESDRVVKFRLKRPFPLLPAALGKTGTSMPCIMPERLAVTDPNKQVTEMVGSGPFRFKTDERVPGALTVYEKFAGYVPRPDGSATFTAGPKNVFFDRIEWRIMPDPSTAANALSAGEVDWWQSPTPDLQGILKAKAGLKVEGLDPAGGIGCLRFNSLHPPFDNPAIRRALLGAIDQIEFMTAVAGDERSLWKDHVGVFSPDTPLATMAGTEVLVGKRDFAAVKRELAAAGYKGERIVLLDPTDYPSTHALAMVAADALQKCGMNVDLVSTDWGTVVQRRASKQPNDKGGWNIFFTYLNGTNNFDPASQLGIRGNGDQAWFGWPKSPRLEELRLDWFSAKDIAAQKAICAEIQKQFFVDVPYIPLGAYYEKTAYRGLTGMRIGFSQFYDVKRA, from the coding sequence ATGAAGCGTCGTACATTTCTGGGCGTTGCGGCTGGCGCCGCCGCATCCGCGATCGCCAGGCCCAGCCTCGCGCAGCCCGCAAAGGTCCTGAAATTCGTTCCCGAGGCGGATGTCGCGATCGTCGATCCGGTCTGGACGACGGCGACGGTGACCCGCAATCATGGCTATCTCGTCTTCGATACGCTCTACGGACAAAACGCCGACTATGGCTTCGAGCCGCAGATGGTGGCCGGCCATACCATTGAGGATGACAGCAAGACCTGGCGGCTGACGCTGCGCGAGGGCCTGCGTTTCCACGATGGCGAGCCGGTGCGGGCGCAGGATGTCGTGCCGAGCATTCGTCGCTTTTCCGCCCGCGATGCCTTCGGCCGCGCGCTGATGGATGCGACGGACGAATTGTCGGCCGAATCCGACCGTGTCGTGAAATTCCGCCTGAAGCGGCCCTTCCCGCTGCTGCCGGCGGCGCTCGGCAAGACCGGAACCTCGATGCCCTGCATCATGCCGGAACGTCTGGCTGTCACCGATCCCAACAAGCAGGTGACGGAGATGGTCGGCTCGGGTCCGTTCCGCTTCAAGACCGACGAGCGGGTGCCCGGCGCATTGACGGTCTATGAGAAGTTCGCGGGCTATGTTCCGCGGCCGGATGGCTCCGCGACCTTTACCGCCGGCCCCAAGAACGTTTTCTTCGACCGTATCGAATGGCGCATCATGCCCGACCCTTCGACGGCGGCCAACGCGCTCAGTGCCGGCGAGGTCGACTGGTGGCAGAGCCCGACACCGGATCTGCAGGGTATCCTGAAGGCCAAGGCGGGACTGAAGGTCGAAGGGCTCGATCCCGCCGGCGGCATCGGCTGCCTTCGCTTCAACAGCCTCCACCCCCCCTTCGACAATCCCGCGATCCGGCGTGCTCTGCTCGGCGCCATCGACCAGATCGAGTTCATGACTGCGGTCGCCGGCGACGAACGCTCGCTGTGGAAAGACCATGTCGGCGTGTTCAGCCCGGACACACCGCTGGCGACGATGGCCGGAACCGAGGTTCTGGTCGGCAAGCGCGATTTCGCGGCGGTGAAGCGAGAGCTCGCGGCAGCCGGCTACAAGGGCGAGCGCATCGTGCTGCTCGATCCGACCGATTACCCCTCGACGCATGCGCTGGCGATGGTCGCGGCGGATGCGCTGCAGAAATGCGGGATGAACGTGGATCTCGTCTCGACCGACTGGGGCACCGTCGTCCAGCGTCGCGCGAGCAAGCAGCCCAACGACAAGGGCGGCTGGAACATCTTCTTCACCTATCTGAACGGCACCAACAATTTCGATCCCGCAAGCCAGCTCGGTATCCGCGGCAATGGCGATCAGGCCTGGTTCGGCTGGCCGAAATCGCCGCGCCTGGAAGAGCTGCGCCTCGACTGGTTCTCGGCCAAGGACATCGCCGCGCAGAAGGCGATCTGTGCCGAAATCCAGAAGCAGTTCTTCGTCGACGTGCCCTATATCCCGCTCGGTGCCTATTACGAGAAGACGGCCTATCGCGGCTTGACCGGCATGCGCATCGGCTTCTCGCAGTTCTACGATGTGAAGCGAGCGTAA
- a CDS encoding M81 family metallopeptidase gives MSQTIRIAVLQFAHETVTFLPNDTTRRDFIYPGSPASGEALLATDPKGYMGGFVQVAREYDDVELIGITSPLWPLTGTGSGWITQDAYEHFLGIMIAELRAQPRLDGVYLALHGALAVRGVPRPEADIARRVREIVGSNVFISSTFDPHGNEDEAFLQQADMAFCVKYFPHYDMHLQGERAARMLVRAIRGSFRPVHRTLRIPIIAPTVVMWTGASPWSDLIQRALIWEAREPDVFVNVFFGFPWSDVPDAGMGLQVLTHDDPELAERVIRDMAEWIWRRREALLNTVRIHPMQQGVALAREAVEAGASPVLLADYSDRSGYATWLLQEIVAQKLERTLIATIASPDAIRAVSAAGARPGDAFDAEVGGLFDESAGEAVRIVGTIRDIGAATTARGQGNEWICVNFGSGNVLVLSPYLVQIIEPSELWQLGLKPEEFDVIAIKSRAHFRRGFDDSGFAPTILLVEPPQPFMGTVHLEALPYANLTLTDYYPYGSPRFQPETSGHL, from the coding sequence ATGAGCCAGACGATCCGTATCGCCGTCCTTCAGTTCGCTCATGAGACGGTGACCTTCCTGCCCAACGACACCACGCGGCGGGACTTCATCTATCCGGGTTCGCCTGCCAGCGGCGAGGCCCTGCTCGCGACCGACCCGAAGGGCTATATGGGCGGCTTCGTTCAGGTCGCGCGCGAATATGACGATGTCGAGTTGATCGGCATCACCTCTCCGCTTTGGCCGCTCACCGGCACGGGGTCCGGCTGGATCACGCAGGATGCCTACGAGCACTTCCTCGGCATCATGATCGCGGAACTGAGGGCGCAGCCAAGGCTCGACGGCGTCTATCTGGCGCTTCACGGCGCGCTGGCGGTGCGCGGCGTGCCGCGCCCCGAGGCCGACATCGCGCGGCGCGTCCGCGAGATCGTGGGCAGCAACGTCTTCATCTCGTCGACCTTCGATCCGCATGGCAACGAGGACGAGGCCTTTCTCCAGCAGGCCGACATGGCCTTCTGCGTCAAGTACTTCCCCCATTACGACATGCACCTGCAGGGCGAGCGCGCGGCGCGCATGCTGGTCAGGGCGATCCGCGGCAGCTTTCGGCCCGTGCATCGGACGCTGCGGATTCCGATCATCGCTCCGACGGTCGTGATGTGGACCGGCGCCTCGCCCTGGTCCGACCTGATCCAGCGCGCACTGATCTGGGAGGCGCGCGAGCCGGATGTCTTCGTCAATGTCTTCTTTGGCTTTCCCTGGTCGGACGTTCCCGATGCCGGGATGGGATTGCAGGTCCTGACCCATGACGACCCGGAACTGGCCGAGCGCGTGATCCGCGACATGGCCGAGTGGATCTGGCGGCGGCGCGAGGCGCTCCTCAACACCGTCAGGATCCACCCGATGCAGCAGGGCGTCGCGCTGGCACGTGAGGCGGTGGAGGCCGGCGCGTCGCCGGTCCTGCTCGCCGACTACAGCGATCGCTCGGGCTACGCCACCTGGCTGCTGCAGGAGATCGTCGCGCAGAAGCTCGAACGCACCCTGATCGCCACCATCGCCTCGCCCGACGCCATCCGTGCCGTGTCGGCGGCCGGGGCGCGGCCGGGCGATGCGTTCGACGCTGAGGTCGGCGGGCTGTTCGATGAATCGGCCGGGGAGGCCGTGCGCATCGTCGGCACGATCCGCGATATCGGTGCGGCCACGACCGCACGCGGCCAAGGCAACGAGTGGATTTGCGTCAACTTCGGCAGCGGCAATGTGCTGGTGCTCAGCCCCTATCTGGTCCAGATCATCGAGCCATCGGAACTCTGGCAGCTCGGCCTCAAGCCCGAGGAGTTCGACGTGATCGCGATCAAGTCTCGCGCCCATTTCCGCCGAGGCTTCGACGACAGTGGCTTTGCGCCGACGATCCTCCTGGTCGAGCCGCCGCAGCCGTTCATGGGCACGGTGCATCTCGAAGCGCTGCCCTACGCCAATCTCACGCTGACGGACTACTATCCGTACGGCAGCCCGCGCTTTCAGCCGGAGACGAGCGGACATCTCTGA
- a CDS encoding TRAP transporter substrate-binding protein, with protein sequence MIISRRALLGGAVGGVATAIASPSILRAQAPVAFRVSSSMPADRNAAHFVWFERFQALVKERVGDKVKLDYFANSQLGREADVVQQVVLGSTDIMITGSSIWATSVAEWGMLDLGYVFDSQDHAVKAIDAGLGDALGKLLLERRGAEVLGWGFHFGARNVYTKANVKSLADLKGVKLRVLPAPAFIETFKIMGAVPVPIPFNELYTALQTGVVDGFEHDAASVIANRLYEVTKHCYQTDHLFSPMVAVIGKRGMSKVPAEVKAAFLACAQEATTFQRAEAASRGAGAIQELKGLGISFTPMPKEERAAILQPMSEKLYADFAKQYPPTKALFDMVAKARG encoded by the coding sequence ATGATCATTTCACGCCGCGCCCTGTTGGGTGGCGCCGTCGGCGGCGTCGCCACGGCTATCGCCAGCCCCTCGATCCTGCGGGCCCAGGCCCCCGTCGCCTTTCGCGTCTCGTCGTCGATGCCGGCCGACAGGAACGCGGCCCATTTTGTCTGGTTCGAACGCTTCCAGGCGCTGGTGAAGGAGCGTGTCGGCGACAAGGTGAAGCTCGACTATTTCGCCAACAGCCAGCTCGGCCGCGAGGCCGATGTGGTGCAGCAGGTCGTGCTCGGCTCGACCGACATCATGATCACCGGCTCGTCGATCTGGGCGACCTCGGTGGCCGAATGGGGCATGCTCGATCTCGGCTATGTCTTCGACAGCCAGGACCATGCCGTGAAGGCGATCGATGCCGGGCTCGGCGATGCGCTGGGCAAATTGCTGCTCGAGCGTCGCGGCGCCGAGGTGCTGGGCTGGGGTTTCCATTTCGGCGCCCGCAACGTCTACACCAAGGCCAATGTGAAGAGCCTGGCAGATCTGAAGGGCGTCAAGCTGCGGGTGCTGCCGGCGCCGGCCTTCATCGAAACCTTCAAGATCATGGGCGCCGTGCCGGTGCCGATCCCGTTCAACGAGCTTTACACCGCGCTGCAGACCGGCGTAGTCGACGGCTTCGAGCATGACGCCGCCAGCGTCATCGCCAACCGGCTCTACGAAGTCACCAAGCATTGCTACCAGACCGACCATCTGTTCAGCCCGATGGTCGCCGTGATCGGCAAGCGCGGCATGAGCAAGGTCCCCGCCGAGGTCAAGGCCGCCTTCCTCGCCTGCGCGCAGGAGGCGACGACGTTCCAACGCGCCGAGGCCGCGTCGAGGGGCGCCGGCGCGATCCAGGAATTGAAGGGGCTGGGCATCTCCTTCACGCCGATGCCGAAGGAAGAGCGGGCCGCCATCCTGCAGCCGATGTCGGAGAAGCTCTATGCCGACTTCGCCAAGCAGTATCCGCCGACCAAGGCGCTGTTCGACATGGTCGCCAAGGCACGCGGCTGA